Below is a window of Pseudarthrobacter equi DNA.
GCCCTTCTGGCCTCCGATGTTGACGCCGTGGCCATCTTCACCCAGCGCTGGACCCACGGTCCGCTGGTTGAACGTGCCCTCCGCGCGGGCAAGCATGTCTACTCGGCCGTGCCCATGGCGGTGACGGAAGAAGAAATCGCCCGCATCATCGAAGCCGTCCGTGAAACCGGCCGGGTGTACATGATGGGGGAGACCAGCTACTACAACCCCGCCACCGTCTACGCCCGCGAACAGCACGCTGCAGGCAAGTTTGGGCGGATCTTCTACTCTGAGGGCGACTACGTCCATGACATGGACCTGGGCTTCTACGACGCCTACCAGTACAGCGGCGGCGACCGCTGGAAAGAGACGGCCAGCTACCCGCCCATGCTGTACCCCACCCATGCCATCGGCGGCGTCCTTGGCGCACTTCCGTCGCATGCGGTCAGCGTCAGCTGCTTCGGCGTGAAGGACGACCGCAATGACGGCGTCTTCGACAAGGACGTCAGCATGTTCGGCAACGACTTCTCCAACGCCACGGCCCTCTTTGAACTGAACGACGGCGGCGTGATGCGCACCAACGAAATGCGTCGCGTGGGCTACCCCTCCCACATCCGGGAGTCCCGGTTCCGCTTCTTCGGAACCGAGGCCAGCTTCGAACAGCTCGCCAAAGTCACGGTGTGGCAGGACAAGAAGAACGTCCACGACATCTCGGAACAGATGGAGACGCGGCCCAGCATTCCGCTGGACGATCCGTCCCTGGCCAATGTTGCGCCCGAACTGCGTGACGCATTCGTATCAGGGCTTGCTCCCGTGCACGACGCGGGGCGGCTGCCGGAGGAGTTCCGCGGCGCCCCTAACGGACACGAGGGCAGCCACCACTTCCTGGTGGACGACTTCGTCACCGCCGTCAACGAGGGAACGTTGCCCCCGGTCAACGCCTGGGTGGCCGCACGCTTCACCCTGCCCGGCATCGTGGCCCACGCCTCGGCGCAGCAGAACGGGGCGCGGCTTCCCATCCGCGACTTCGG
It encodes the following:
- a CDS encoding Gfo/Idh/MocA family protein, with the protein product MTFSIGIVGAGQFGGQFAHLFNLHPGVREVYVVDERPERAAEAVDRYDLAGVKPDFEALLASDVDAVAIFTQRWTHGPLVERALRAGKHVYSAVPMAVTEEEIARIIEAVRETGRVYMMGETSYYNPATVYAREQHAAGKFGRIFYSEGDYVHDMDLGFYDAYQYSGGDRWKETASYPPMLYPTHAIGGVLGALPSHAVSVSCFGVKDDRNDGVFDKDVSMFGNDFSNATALFELNDGGVMRTNEMRRVGYPSHIRESRFRFFGTEASFEQLAKVTVWQDKKNVHDISEQMETRPSIPLDDPSLANVAPELRDAFVSGLAPVHDAGRLPEEFRGAPNGHEGSHHFLVDDFVTAVNEGTLPPVNAWVAARFTLPGIVAHASAQQNGARLPIRDFGDAPANP